The Lolium perenne isolate Kyuss_39 chromosome 6, Kyuss_2.0, whole genome shotgun sequence genome segment CTCCTTTGGAATGGCGGGgcttgagatagtcttcacaaatgttgcccactttggatagataccgtctgcaagatagtatcccttgttgtactgccgaccattgatcacaaagttaaccgggggagcatgaccctcaacaagcttggagaagaccggcgagcactgcaagacgttgatgtcgttgttggatcccggcataccaaagaaggagtgccaaatccatAGATCGTGGGTAGCCACtgcctcaagtatcacagtgcagcctttgttgtgacccttgtacattccctgctaggcaaacagacagttcttccatttccaatgcatacagtcaatgcttccaagaatCCCTGGAAATTCTCGAGCTTCATTGACAGCGAGGATCTTAGCAGTGTCTTCGACAGTCGGTGATCTCAAGTAGATGTCCCCGAACATTGCTAGcaccgccctgcagaaccggtagaaacaatcaagggcggtggactccgccatccgaagatagtcatcggtAGAATCACCAGGAGTTCCATATGCCAGCATCCgcatagccaccgtgcacttttgGAGGGCAAAAAACCCTGCCATGTCGGTGCAATCCAACTTGCATCTGAAATAGGAGTCGTACTCTCGAAGGGCATACACAATTTTCAGGAAGAGCTtccggctcatcctgaaacgacgcctaaAAACAGCCTCACCATGCAATGGATCGTCGGTaaagtagtcggcgtagagcatgcagtagccctccattcactGCCTTGCATTTCTGgtgacctggtgccgacccaccacggcgACCAATGGCCGCCTAGGCGTACTAGCCGGACAAGCAAGCTAGGATCagcatgtgctcctcgtcttgggcggcggctgtCGTTTCTTCTTCAAGAATCtcggcgaacatctgctcctcctcctcattgGAGTCCATGTCCGGCCAGGCAATTGGACGAACACCTGTCGGGTGTGTCGACGAGGAGCGACGCGAGGGAGCTGCCCGACGGCGGAAAATATGCAGAGGGCACGACGGGCGGTGGAATATAGGCTGTCGGGTGGAGGAACAACGTAGTTGAGGCAACCGGCCGGCGGATTGGtgaggggtggtgccggcggcgacaaAGCAACGGGAGGGGAGGAGGGATTTGCGTCGACAAAGTGGTGGGGTTCGTCTGTTCTCTCGCCGACAGAGCGGGCCCTTCCCCATTTTTCTCTCGTCTGGAGTCCCcaggcgctccccggggggccgggaatAGCCTGGGCTCTTCGAAAGGATGAAAGGCCAATCCGAACGAAAACGAGAAAGCGGGGACACGACTGAGCAGTTTTCAtccatccggatgaaaaaaagataTCCTGAAAGCCTCGTCGGGAGACGGCTGGGATTGCGGCACATACCAAATTCTAAGGAAACCACAACGGCATAACTCAAACAGACAAAATCAGATTATTTGAATCACCGATTTGGATCCTGCCGGCTGGAGATGGCCTTAAAGCTCTTTAGTATTCCGGAAAGCACAGAGCTGCTACAAGGTTCCTAATACTACACAATTAATAAGCTGCTTGACCCAGAGCTGCTACAGAGTTTGCAGCATTATTTGACAAAAAAACAAACTAGCTTAGACTGAACAAAGATCACGAATGGAAATATAGCACGGAGCCGGCGAGTGCGGCGTACACCGATGCGACGGCAGCGACCGCGGCCGCTTGCAGAGCGAAGAGGATGTAGGGCCTCTTGCTCCAGCGCCCCATGATCCCGAGCGCGAACGGGTAGAGCAGCAGCAGCATCCACACGTTGAACACCAGCCCGGTCGACGCCCCGGCCACCTGCGCGGCCGACCACCGCCCGGCGATCGCTTTTCCCGCCGCGGCGCCGATGGCCGCCACGTTCACGGCGATCACCACCACTGTGGGCGCCAGCAGCGGCACCCACTGCACGTCGTACAGATCCGCGAGCCTCTCCCTCGCGCCGCCTGTCAGCTTCTTGGCCGTCAGCTTGAAGGACACCCCCTTCAGGCCGAGGGACCTCAGCAGGATGTGCAGCAGCGCCATCGGGTACACACCCGTGGTGCCGATGATGTAGAACTGCTCGTTGCGGATCCAGTCCAGCAGCGTCAGCCCCGCCCACCTGATCTCCACCATGCCGATCAGCTCCACCGTGCCGATGATCACGGCGACGAACAGCGCGAACGTCTGGAACGGCCTCTGGATGTAGAACTGGCCGTGGACGAGCCACAACACCGGGAAAAGGTCGTACATGACGAGGAAGAAGGTGGACACCGGGTAGGTGGTCATGTTGGTGTAGGCGATGCGCTGCATGGGGCGGAGCCGGCGGCCCGCGAGGAGCGGGCAGAAgcgggagaagaacatctccagggAACCGCCGGACCAGCGCAGGATCTGGTACAGACGCTCCGTGAGGTTGATCGGCGCCGTGCCCCGGAACGCGTCTGGCTCCATGGCGTAGTACGTCGACCGCCACCCGTTCCGGTGCAGCCGGAAGCCGGTCACCACGTCCTCCGTCGCGATATTGTACACCCACCCCACATCGTTGCCCCACTCCGTGCCGTCCTCGTACGCGCACGTCATCACGTCGTCAAGCTCCGCCGTCGCCGACGTCTCTTGAAGCGTCGCCGGCGACGCGATGGATCGTTCTTGGTTCGCCGCCGAAGGCATCGAGTTGATGAACGCCGTCGATTTGCCAAAAACGTTCGGCCTTTGCAATACCTTGTCCTTGGCATCGTCGGGCCGCCACTTTGGAGGGTCGGCGCCGTAGAGCGCGACACGGCGGAACATGCAGCCGGTGCCGACGAAGGAGGGCCCCTGGATGCCGTTGAGGCCGAGGAGGGTGGCGTCGAAGAACATGCGGTTGTGATTGCAGTACCGGTCCCCGGGGTCCACGTCGTCGAAGCGCTGCGGGAACTGGACGAAGGCGGTGTCGTCGCCGTCGCGCGGGTCCAGCATAAAGCACATGGCGGCGCGAAAGGCTTGCGAGTTGTTGATGTAGTGGTCGCCGTCGAAGTTGATGATGAAGGGCGCGTTGGACAGCAGCGCAGACACGCGCAGCTGCACGTTCATGGCGCCAGCCTTCTTCTGGTGGTCGTACCCCGGCCGTTTCTCTCGGGCAATGTACACAAGCGTCGGGAGGCGCACGTCGACGGCGCTGAAATCGAGAGGGTGGTCGGAGCTTGCTGGCTTGCCCAACTGAGGATCAGTGCTGGGCTGATTCAACATGACCTGTTGAACAATCATATGTCAGCAAACAATAATCCGAACCGTCTATTGGTGAATCTATACCCTATATAAAAGCAAGACAGTTTCACGCATCCTCATTAACCGGCCACTGTAGATGTGCAGTTTTCCTTCCTTTTCATCCACGCATTCAGTGACACGTACCTCCTATCTTATCGTTTGCTTAGTTTGACCAATTGGTAGTATTTCCTTTCATTTTTACTTAAGTGTGGATAGGCAACCGGCAACCGGTTGTTGCGTTTCTTCCCGGTGATTGAGGCAGACATTACTGCCTGGTGGGTTTATTACGTCCTCTCTCACTCATCTGAAAAAATCTAATGGTAGACCCTACCTCCTTCTCTCCTTTCCTCATCCGTGCACCGCTTTGATGGTTTGACCGAAATTATCCACGAGCGCCAATAAATCTCCATCGGCCGAGTATTTGCCGGGCTCCCAACGCCCTGTCGCTGCCCTGGGTTACCCGCGCCTGGGATCCCTTCCGTCGGCGCGGCTCACCGCCCAGAGAGCTGCCATGGCCGGCGCGTCGGGACGGGGGCACTCAGATGGAGGGCTGCCTCCGCCCATAGAACAGCCATGGCCAGCGCGTCAGGACGGCAGCTCTCAGATGGAGCGGCTGCCGCCCATGAAATCCGAGGAGAATGCACGCGGCGGACTCCCTTCACACCTCCCTCCGCGCGTCGGTTTTCGGTCTACTTCTCCCCATCGCCTGCAGCCAAGGTGGCCGGAGGTGAGAGGGACGAGGGACTGCCTCCATATTTGAGTTGCTTTCTCTTTCCAATAATTTTTTTCCTATCCATGGCGGGTGGGAGGATTGACGGTGGAGAAGCTCTTCTCCTTGATTCGTATGTGGAGCCGCCGGATCTTTTGTTTCCCAATCTAGCACCATCGTTTTTCAGGGAGATCTTTTGTTTCCCAATCTAGCACCATCGTTTTCCAGGGCCGGGGTCGGCTTTGGTTGTTGGTTTCTTCGGAGGCCGTCATGCTGGTCCGGGCATGTAGTGTTTCCCAATCTAGCACCATCGTTTTCCAGGGCCAGGGTCGGCTTTGGTTGTTGGTTTCTTCGGAGGCCGTCATGCTGGTAGTAACAAATGCTAATCACGTTTTAAAGCTTGAACTGTtactatttttttttgaaattgttACTAATTGATATAGTTGCTAAATTACACACACCAACCTGCAGAATGCTAGCGCTGTACATAAGATTTGGGAACTTATACATAAACATATGTCTTGCACTATTTTTTCAGAAAATTTAGATTTAGAAACTTCCAAGAAATTATTACTTGAAAACATAAAGAACATTGTTTATACAAAAAATTAGCATggaaattttttgtttgtttttaccTGAAGAATTGCAGGGTGATGTCCTTTCTTGTGGCCCTTGGCAGGCTCAATCCATGTTCCTTGCCATTGTGTTTCGTCTGACATCCAAGTTGCATTTACATGTCTTCCTTTCGTGTTCGCACTATTCCGCGCCTTCGATCGTTCCTCAATGACACTAGAAAGCCCATCCAAGCATGCCTTGAAATCTTCATACTCTGCACGGATTCGCCTATGGTCATCAATGAAGTCACCAGGCGCGTTCCCGGTGTACGGTTGCACATTCCTCTCGAAGTAGCTCTCAGGGGCCCTAGGCTCAATACAATGTTTCCGGCAAAATGGAACCCACAAAGCAGCAAACTTTGTGGTCTCGAGCAACCCCTCATAGTGGACCAGCGATCCACCGTCATCCGAGAAGTATGTGGCATACTTCTCGGCCGGGTAGTCTGTGGCCAGGATCGACAAGATGGAGTTCATAGTGTAAAGCATAGGCTCATCCACCGGGTCGACGGTGTTTATGAACACATCTAGGATGGGGAGATCAGAGATTCCATTGGACGAATCGAATTGTTCTCTCAGCATTGATAGCATGGgagcacattttctaggcttgagtTTAGTCACTTGGTTTAGTAACCAAGTTACCCCAAACCAAAGATCCCCTACCACCGAGATCCACCATAACCACATTGAGTCTGAGAATCGGTGCTCCATACGCCAAATGAAAAATAGAATAACCACCATAACTCTAATCAGGGTCAACAACCTGTTGCATGCAAACATAATGTCAGTACATGTACCTACACAAAGTGCCAAGTTGCAAAGCTCACGTGCTCTTCAATTAAAATAGTAATAGTTTTGAACATAAAATACTTGTAAGAAAAGCCACACTTGCGAATATTGTACTGTAGTAATTTATACAGGTATAGTATTTCGAAAAGTTTGTACCTTTGCGGTGGCTCGTGAAAAAAGAAGCGATTGTGGAAAAAGGTTGATAGTTCAGACATTTTTCTGCAATGCACTGGCTACAACAAGGCAGATTTGTGTACGAGAATGAATGAGCAAAGTAGCATTTGCTAACAAAACTTTCTTGCAGCGTTAGACCCTGAACCTAGAGatctcaaacaaacaaaaaagacTC includes the following:
- the LOC127334541 gene encoding probable mixed-linked glucan synthase 9, whose amino-acid sequence is MSLPAPAGGGDIAGRLADPLLAASIDDGDIVVSAKDRYWVPSDEKEILARQDCAAGTPPLLYRTFRVKGFLINLYRLLTLIRVMVVILFFIWRMEHRFSDSMWLWWISVVGDLWFGVTWLLNQVTKLKPRKCAPMLSMLREQFDSSNGISDLPILDVFINTVDPVDEPMLYTMNSILSILATDYPAEKYATYFSDDGGSLVHYEGLLETTKFAALWVPFCRKHCIEPRAPESYFERNVQPYTGNAPGDFIDDHRRIRAEYEDFKACLDGLSSVIEERSKARNSANTKGRHVNATWMSDETQWQGTWIEPAKGHKKGHHPAILQVMLNQPSTDPQLGKPASSDHPLDFSAVDVRLPTLVYIAREKRPGYDHQKKAGAMNVQLRVSALLSNAPFIINFDGDHYINNSQAFRAAMCFMLDPRDGDDTAFVQFPQRFDDVDPGDRYCNHNRMFFDATLLGLNGIQGPSFVGTGCMFRRVALYGADPPKWRPDDAKDKVLQRPNVFGKSTAFINSMPSAANQERSIASPATLQETSATAELDDVMTCAYEDGTEWGNDVGWVYNIATEDVVTGFRLHRNGWRSTYYAMEPDAFRGTAPINLTERLYQILRWSGGSLEMFFSRFCPLLAGRRLRPMQRIAYTNMTTYPVSTFFLVMYDLFPVLWLVHGQFYIQRPFQTFALFVAVIIGTVELIGMVEIRWAGLTLLDWIRNEQFYIIGTTGVYPMALLHILLRSLGLKGVSFKLTAKKLTGGARERLADLYDVQWVPLLAPTVVVIAVNVAAIGAAAGKAIAGRWSAAQVAGASTGLVFNVWMLLLLYPFALGIMGRWSKRPYILFALQAAAVAAVASVYAALAGSVLYFHS